A single genomic interval of Helianthus annuus cultivar XRQ/B chromosome 13, HanXRQr2.0-SUNRISE, whole genome shotgun sequence harbors:
- the LOC110899991 gene encoding cytochrome P450 704C1 encodes MAVSVDLLSNPIFVLGSFLVLFIFHNYIHKEPQHGKKYHPTATTLLQPLINYKKLHDYMTSLAIRYKTYRVLSPFHGMIYTTDPVNVEYMLKTNFNNYGKGYYLPSVTSDLLGEGIFTVDGDKWREQRKVASQEFSTKILRDYSSVTFRNNTIKLGEILSQAADSNQIIDINDLFMKLTMDSIFKVGFGIDLDNLGGNEEGVRFSLAFDDANNLIYKRFYDPSWRIKKFFNIGMEAELKTNLKIVDDFVYKLIQTKIEQMQMSKDESLFKKDDILSRFVEVHHNNPKYLRDIILNFVLAGKDPIAISMSWLIYELCKHPEIQEKVAKEILEALNMKNEEITDVADFMARVSDSALEKMPYLHAALSESIRLYPALPMDPKVSFTDDVLPDGCNVNKGDVVTYMPYAMGRMKYIWGDDALEFKPERWLDQDGCYRPESPFKFTAFQAGPRTCLGRDFAYRHLKIIASVVLGCFAFKLRNEKEVMSYRLSINVHVEAPLQVYVSRRSVFQNP; translated from the exons ATGGCAGTTTCTGTAGATTTACTCTCAAATCCAATATTCGTACTAGGTTCATTTCTTGTTCTTTTTATTTTCCATAATTATATCCATAAGGAACCACAACATGGGAAGAAGTATCATCCAACTGCCACAACCCTGCTTCAGCCTCTTATCAACTACAAGAAGCTTCATGATTACATGACTAGTCTCGCGATAAGGTACAAAACTTACAGAGTTCTTAGCCCTTTTCATGGTATGATTTATACAACGGATCCCGTGAATGTGGAGTATATGCTCAAGACAAATTTCAATAACTATGGCAAG GGATACTATCTCCCCAGCGTGACATCGGATCTACTTGGAGAAGGAATATTCACAGTGGACGGGGACAAATGGCGGGAACAAAGGAAGGTAGCGAGCCAAGAGTTCTCGACGAAAATCCTAAGAGATTATAGCAGTGTAACCTTCAGAAACAACACAATAAAACTCGGGGAGATACTGTCACAAGCAGCAGATAGCAACCAAATAATTGATATAAAT GACTTGTTCATGAAACTAACTATGGATTCAATATTTAAAGTCGGTTTTGGGATTGATCTTGACAACTTGGGTGGAAATGAAGAAGGTGTTCGATTTAGTCTTGCATTTGATGATGCAAACAACTTAATATATAAAAGATTTTATGACCCATCATGGAGGATCAAGAAGTTTTTTAATATTGGAATGGAAGCAGAGTTAAAAACGAATTTGAAAATCGTTGATGATTTTGTCTATAAGCTCATCCAGACCAAGATTGAACAAATGCAGATGTCCAAGGATGAATCTTTG TTCAAAAAAGACGACATCTTGTCGAGATTTGTTGAGGTTCATCATAATAATCCAAAGTACTTGCGCGATATAATACTAAACTTTGTTCTTGCCGGTAAAGATCCAATAGCGATTAGCATGTCTTGGCTTATTTACGAGCTTTGCAAacatcctgaaattcaagaaaaAGTTGCTAAAGAAATCTTAGAAGCactaaacatgaaaaatgaagaaATCACAGATGTTGCGGATTTTATGGCTCGTGTGAGTGACAGTGCACTTGAGAAGATGCCATATCTTCACGCAGCTTTGAGTGAATCTATCAGACTCTATCCCGCGTTGCCAATG GATCCAAAGGTAAGCTTTACAGATGATGTTCTACCAGATGGTTGTAATGTGAATAAAGGAGATGTGGTAACTTATATGCCATATGCTATGGGAAGAATGAAGTATATATGGGGTGATGATGCACTTGAATTCAAACCAGAAAGATGGCTTGATCAAGATGGTTGCTACCGTCCAGAGAGCCCCTTCAAATTTACAGCTTTTCAg GCCGGACCGCGAACCTGTTTGGGCCGAGATTTCGCATATCGGCATTTGAAGATAATCGCTTCTGTTGTGTTAGGTTGCTTTGCGTTCAAGCTAAGAAATGAGAAGGAAGTCATGAGTTATAGACTCTCAATTAATGTTCACGTTGAGGCTCCATTGCAAGTTTATGTTTCCCGCAGATCTGTGTTCCAGAATCCTTAA